The following are encoded together in the Gloeomargarita sp. SRBZ-1_bins_9 genome:
- a CDS encoding TIGR02450 family Trp-rich protein: MGSAWTAQEPLWGWRHFQVKNIQRRDRFTFVEMVAVCDPQVRFWLNAQQLRNRTLWQPGWHSLSSSQDPPEGMPPVPPYEQETSDG, encoded by the coding sequence GTGGGGTCTGCCTGGACAGCACAGGAACCGCTGTGGGGTTGGCGACACTTTCAGGTGAAAAATATCCAGCGCCGGGACCGGTTCACTTTTGTCGAAATGGTGGCCGTATGCGACCCGCAGGTGCGTTTCTGGCTGAATGCTCAACAACTGCGCAACCGAACCCTGTGGCAACCCGGTTGGCACTCCCTTTCATCATCCCAGGACCCCCCTGAAGGGATGCCCCCTGTCCCCCCCTACGAACAGGAGACATCAGACGGATAA